GAGCTTCGGCGCGAGCTAAGGCTGAGCCAAGACAGAAGTGGATGCCACTGCCAAAGCCACAGTGCTTGCAGTCAGAGCGCTGTATGTCGAGGAGATCGGGATTCTGAAAGCGTGCGGGGTCTCGGTTGGCAGCACCCAGCATTAATCCCACACTGTCGCCGCGCCGAATCAGTTTGTCACCGATTTCGAGATCTGTATAAGCCCAGCGCGTCACCATCTGGACAGGACTGTCGTAGCGTATGAGTTCCTCGATCGCCCCAGGAATGAGTTCGGGATGGGAACGCAACAGCTGCAACTCATCGGGATTACAAAGTAATGCCAGTACCCCTTTCGCAATCAGGTTGATGGTGGTTTCGTGGCCTGCGGTTAGCAGGTGAATGCAGGTGGCAAGAACTTCTTCATCGCTCAACTTATTGCCTTCGTCTTGGGCTTTGACGAGGGCAGTGATCAGATCCTCCTGTGGTTCCACCTGTCGCTGTGCGATTGCCTGTTGGAAGTAGTGAATCAATCCTTGCGTTGCTTGCTCAGCTTGCTCGTAGACCTGCGGCGATGGGGTGAGGCGCGAGGCACTGGCGTGCTGTAATGCTAAGGCCCAACTTCGGAACAAGGGACGGTCTTGCGGTGGAACACCTAGCAAGTTGGATATAACCATGACTGGCAGAGGAAAGGCGAACTCCTCCACCAAATCCATTTCTGTGCGAGTATGAACCGCATCCAGCAGATTATCTGCAATGTCAAAGATGCCTGGACGGATATTTTCAACCATCTTTGCAGAGAAGACTTTGTTCACCAGCGATCGCAACCGTGTGTGGTCCGGTGGATCGCGGAAAACCATCCAATTGCTTACCATTGACTGAAATCCCTGATAGGCTGGTGGCACGGGTGCACCTTCGCCATCCCCCCGCACACGCCAAGCCTCACGACCAAATTTAGGATTTTCAAGCGCCTGTACCACATCTTCATAACGGAAGAGATACCAAGCACCAGGTAAGCGGGGATTTGAGGAAACTCCCCAATGCACAGGATCTATTTCTCGATATCGACGGTAGATGGGGTAGGGGTCTGCAATGACCTCAGGTAGAAATGGGTTGAGTCTTTCAATCGCTGTAGAGAAAGACATGGTTCACCTCGAAAAAAATTTGGCTTTATTGGTTCAGGGAGACCAGTGATTCTGCCAGGGGTACAAGTTTTTGGGGATACGGAAGTGTTGATAGCATCTGCATCATCTGGTCACGCCCCTCGTTGAGGGCTCGCGCTACGGATGGTCTAGCCTCAAGCCGCCTGACATAATTCGTTAGCTGGGACAGGGGGTAGTAGTTGTAGACGATACGCAAGTAGGTCAAGGTGGGAGCAGCAGCGCAGTCTGCCAAAGAGAATGTTTCGCCCGCCAGCCAAGTACGGCCTCGGAGTCGCTCATCTAGCAGCGTGCAGGCGGTCTCCAGCAATCGATGAGCTTTGACAGCCTCCTGCTTACCTCGCTCCTCGACCAGACGCTGAGTGTCGGCAAAGAGGGCCTCTCGTCCACTGTTGATGTACGTATCAATCATCCGCTCGATCGCCCGAACCTCTAAGGCATAGCTTGGGTTACGAGGAATGAGATGAGG
Above is a genomic segment from Trichocoleus desertorum ATA4-8-CV12 containing:
- a CDS encoding cytochrome P450 produces the protein MSFSTAIERLNPFLPEVIADPYPIYRRYREIDPVHWGVSSNPRLPGAWYLFRYEDVVQALENPKFGREAWRVRGDGEGAPVPPAYQGFQSMVSNWMVFRDPPDHTRLRSLVNKVFSAKMVENIRPGIFDIADNLLDAVHTRTEMDLVEEFAFPLPVMVISNLLGVPPQDRPLFRSWALALQHASASRLTPSPQVYEQAEQATQGLIHYFQQAIAQRQVEPQEDLITALVKAQDEGNKLSDEEVLATCIHLLTAGHETTINLIAKGVLALLCNPDELQLLRSHPELIPGAIEELIRYDSPVQMVTRWAYTDLEIGDKLIRRGDSVGLMLGAANRDPARFQNPDLLDIQRSDCKHCGFGSGIHFCLGSALARAEAQIALNILLNRLPDLRLVDKTVAWANNIVFHGPKHLQVAF
- a CDS encoding glutathione S-transferase family protein, which codes for MKLYYAPASSYSQRVLIALYEKNVEFTPIQVDLFDPKGRSRYRQINPFAKVPTLVTDSGQVLFEACIIIEYLDQHFENAPHLIPRNPSYALEVRAIERMIDTYINSGREALFADTQRLVEERGKQEAVKAHRLLETACTLLDERLRGRTWLAGETFSLADCAAAPTLTYLRIVYNYYPLSQLTNYVRRLEARPSVARALNEGRDQMMQMLSTLPYPQKLVPLAESLVSLNQ